From one Coffea eugenioides isolate CCC68of chromosome 11, Ceug_1.0, whole genome shotgun sequence genomic stretch:
- the LOC113753452 gene encoding cysteine-rich receptor-like protein kinase 10 — translation MKTTKISIEGGGISTQTIVAIVVPISLAIVLLVVGFSIARRPRKPYFAIMETSGASEISTAESLQYNLSDIQAATNNFAVGNRIGEGGFGPVYKGTLHNGQEIAVKRLSRSSAQGTEEFKNEIALVARLQHRNLVRLLGFCLEGEERILIYEFVTNKSLDYFLFDPEKQPLLDWSRRYKIIGGIAKGLLYLHEDSRLRIIHRDLKASNVLLDRNMNPRIADFGMARLFGVDQSEGNTSKIAGTYGYMAPEYLHGLFSVKSDVFSFGVLILEILSGKKNSQFNQAHGGDDLLSYAWRQWRDGTPLALVDPTIGDTYSRNEVIQSIHVGLLCVQDEIEQRPTMASTVLMLNSNSITLPAPNPSAYFGRSRTQSSPNDLPVSDTSTDTKSPLNPSINEVSITELYPR, via the exons ATGAAAACCACAAAAATCTCCATTG AGGGGGGCGGAATCTCAACACAAACAATTGTTGCAATTGTTGTCCCAATATCTCTTGCCATTGTGCTATTGGTCGTGGGCTTTAGCATAGCAAGGAGACCCAGGAAGCCATATTTTGCCATTATGGAAACAAGCG GTGCAAGTGAAATCTCAACCGCAGAATCATTACAATATAACCTCAGTGATATTCAAGCCGCCACGAACAACTTTGCCGTTGGAAACAGAATTGGAGAAGGTGGATTTGGACCTGTATACAAG GGTACACTTCATAATGGACAAGAGATAGCTGTGAAAAGGCTATCAAGAAGCTCAGCTCAAGGCACAGAAGAATTTAAAAACGAAATTGCCCTGGTTGCTAGGCTTCAACACAGAAACTTGGTCCGACTACTTGGTTTCTGCTtggaaggagaagaaagaatacTCATCTATGAATTTGTGACCAACAAAAGTCTTGACTACTTTCTCTTTG ACCCAGAAAAGCAACCATTGTTGGACTGGTCAAGACGATACAAGATCATAGGAGGAATAGCAAAAGGACTTCTTTATCTTCATGAAGATTCTCGACTTAGGATTATACATCGTGATCTTAAAGCCAGTAACGTATTATTAGACAGAAATATGAATCCAAGGATAGCTGATTTTGGCATGGCAAGGCTCTTTGGAGTTGATCAATCTGAAGGAAATACAAGTAAAATCGCAGGAACATA TGGTTACATGGCTCCTGAATACTTGCACGGCTTGTTCTCTGTAAAATCAGACGTGTTCAGTTTTGGTGTTCTAATTTTAGAAATTCTAAGTGGCAAGAAGAACAGTCAGTTCAACCAAGCTCATGGAGGAGATGACCTTCTAAGCTAT GCTTGGAGACAATGGAGGGATGGAACACCATTAGCATTGGTAGATCCAACAATCGGAGATACATATTCAAGAAATGAAGTTATTCAAAGCATCCATGTTGGCTTGCTATGCGTTCAAGACGAAATTGAACAAAGGCCAACCATGGCTTCAACAGTTCTCATGCTCAATAGTAATTCTATAACGTTGCCTGCACCTAATCCATCCGCATATTTTGGTCGTAGTAGAACACAAAGCTCACCTAACGATTTACCAGTATCTGATACATCTACCGACACCAAGTCTCCATTAAACCCGTCTATCAACGAAGTTTCAATCACTGAATTATATCCCAGATAA
- the LOC113751947 gene encoding putative cysteine-rich receptor-like protein kinase 9 has protein sequence MIYRSVLFSCFPLICLISFNTGLIYADYWCVNPNTTAGRRYTDNLNFLLSTLSSNASLASRNGFYNFTAGHEPSNMVYGLFNCRGDVNPDGCGRCVANAREDTLKTCWNQTTVFMLYDECLLRYSNESMFPWTDQGIIFYRVNAQNATDPDKFNQVLSHMMNDIASQAANVRSGKKFAIKEEDYSPFQRRLYALGQCTPDLSSLDCENCLRSAISQIPTYCNNRQGCRVALFSCNIRYELYKFYNSISPAPEPALSHPPTPPPPLPPSNSTSSEAIEPHLVVNSYIHQVLTWIV, from the exons ATGATCTACAGAAGCGTATTGTTCTCGTGTTTCCCGCTAATTTGTTTGATTAGCTTCAACACGGGACTGATTTATGCCGATTATTGGTGCGTAAATCCTAACACCACTGCTGGCAGAAGGTATACAGACAACTTGAATTTCCTCCTTTCCACTCTATCCTCAAATGCTTCTTTGGCAAGCAGGAATGGCTTCTACAATTTCACTGCTGGCCATGAACCCTCTAACATGGTCTACGGCCTATTTAATTGTCGAGGTGATGTGAATCCCGATGGTTGTGGACGATGTGTAGCAAACGCCCGTGAGGATACTCTAAAGACATGCTGGAATCAAACGACGGTTTTTATGTTATACGACGAGTGCTTGTTGCGTTATTCAAATGAGTCCATGTTCCCCTGGACCGATCAGGGGATCATCTTCTATAGGGTGAATGCACAGAATGCCACTGATCCAGACAAGTTCAACCAGGTCTTAAGTCATATGATGAATGACATAGCAAGTCAGGCTGCAAATGTTCGGTCAGGGAAGAAATTTGCTATCAAAGAAGAGGATTATTCCCCATTTCAGAGGAGATTATACGCCCTTGGACAGTGTACTCCAGATCTTTCCAGTCTTGACTGCGAGAATTGCCTTAGAAGCGCCATTTCTCAAATACCCACATACTGTAATAACCGTCAGGGCTGTAGAGTTGCGCTTTTTAGCTGCAATATTAGGTATGAACTTTACAAGTTTTACAATTCTATAAGCCCAGCACCCGAGCCTGCATTGAGTCATCCTCctactcctcctcctccacttCCTCCTTCCAATTCTACTAGTAGTGAAG CTATTGAGCCACACCTGGTAGTCAACAGCTATATTCATCAAGTTCTCACGTGGATTGTATAG